A single region of the Macrobrachium rosenbergii isolate ZJJX-2024 chromosome 5, ASM4041242v1, whole genome shotgun sequence genome encodes:
- the LOC136839049 gene encoding nucleolin-like: protein MRSGIAKSLEDNDDDDDDDDDEERRRRRRRSHKKEKGANSDDHDDDDDDDDDDDDDDEEEEEEEEEGRRRRKKGTHSDDDEFDDDDDDDDDDEEEEEEEEEEEEDKEVVRAVDGKR, encoded by the exons ATGAGAAGTGGTATTGCAAAGAGCTTGGaggataatgatgacgatgatgatgatgatgatgatgaggagaggaggaggaggaggaggaggagtcataaaaaagagaaaggtgCCAATagtgatgatcatgatgatgatgatgacgacgatgatgatgatgatgatgatgatgaggaggaggaggaggaggaggaggaggggaggaggaggagga agaaaggtacccatagtgatgatgatgaattcgatgatgatgatgatgatgatgatgatgatgaggaggaggaggaggaggaggaggaggaggaggaggacaaggaaGTGGTGAGGGCGGTTGATGGGAAGAGAtga